A single window of Dendropsophus ebraccatus isolate aDenEbr1 chromosome 5, aDenEbr1.pat, whole genome shotgun sequence DNA harbors:
- the LYPLA2 gene encoding acyl-protein thioesterase 2 — MCGNNMSVPLLTDAVTVPGGERETAAVIFLHGLGDTGHGWAEAMSAIKLPHVKYICPHAPRIPVTLNMKMVMPAWFDLMGLSPDAPEDEAGIKKAADSIKSIIEHEVKNGIPANRIVLGGFSQGGALSLYTALTCQHKLAGVVGLSCWLPLHKTFPQAASGVNKDISILQCHGEADPMIPVRFGTLTSEKLKSVLTPSKVQFKTYPGVMHSTNQEEMMAVKEFLEKVIPRV, encoded by the exons ATGTGCGGAAACAACATGTCTGTGCCGCTACTCACCGACGCTGTGACCGTACCCGGAGGGGAGCGAGAGACGGCAGCG GTGATCTTCCTGCATGGCCTAGGGGACACGGG aCATGGCTGGGCTGAGGCAATGTCTGCGATTAAATTGCCACATGTCAAGTACATCTGTCCACATGC GCCTCGCATTCCTGTAACTCTGAACATGAAGATGGTGATGCCAGCATG GTTTGACCTGATGGGTCTGAGTCCAGATGCTCCTGAGGATGAGGCCGGCATTAAgaaggctgcagatagca TTAAAAGTATCATTGAACACGAAGTGAAGAATGGAATTCCAGCTAATAGGATTGTCCTTGGAGGATTTTCTCAG GGAGGCGCCCTGTCCTTGTATACTGCTCTGACTTGTCAACACAAACTTGCTGGCGTTGTTGGGCTTAGCTGTTGGCTGCCGCTTCATAAGACATTCCCTCAG GCTGCATCTGGTGTAAATAAGGACATCTCCATCCTGCAGTGTCATGGGGAGGCGGATCCTATGATACCAGTTCGCTTTGGAACTCTCACCTCAGAAAAGCTGAAATCTGTGCTGACCCCATCAAAGGTTCAATTTAAAACATATCCGGGAGTCATGCACAGCACCAACCAAGAG gAAATGATGGCCGTGAAAGAGTTCTTGGAGAAAGTAATCCCAAGGGTGTAA